The following nucleotide sequence is from Eremothecium cymbalariae DBVPG#7215 chromosome 6, complete sequence.
ACTGGGTTTGTGGTATATACATGGTAAATAGAcataatatacaaaaagttaatttaaaaaaatagtatGAAGACAGAAGAGTTACTGTCACTTAAAAAAAGGTTAGATATGTTGTGTAAAAGAAGTACAATCAAGTATAGGACGAAATATCAGCTAGTACCTTAAGACAAGACGCAGTTATAGAGATTggttttacaaaaaaaaggGTATATTAATTAGGTCAGTATGAAGCTCCCAAAATTCaatccattttttaaatcaGGTGAAATAGATATGCCATCTATCTCaaaaatttataataattcaaaatttacGAAAGAAGCATTATTATCGATTGGGAAGTTTGGGAATATTTGTTCTACAACGCCGCTTCCGCTATGTTTTGTGGTAAGATCTTCTAACGTTGCACAGCCCAATGCAGTTGGTCAGAGCAGTCATTATGAGCGGACGCATTTAAATGTCGGCGTTGTGCCGAGATGCTACTCTAGGGCTGTGGATATTGCGAACACTGCGATATTCCAAGTGGGGAATGCGTTTGTGAATTTGATAGCGCTCTGTGTGATATTGATTATAAGTTATAACATCAGATTTAAGTATACAGCCATCGGCAGATCAGAATATGGATATTTATTTCAGCTCTGTTTCCTGTTGATCTGCATGACGTTGGTAGTTGATTGTGGGATATCTCCACCTGGCACAGCGGCGTACCCATATTTGGTGGCCCTTCAGATCGGATTGGTAGGCGGCTGCGCTTGGGCGCTAGGTGTAATGGCATTTCTTGGATTCAGATTATGGGAAGACGGAACACGTAAATCCATGCTAATTGTACGTGGTGTGTCTTTTGTCGGACTGTTATTAGGTTTCCTAGTTTCTATCATAACTTTCCGTGACTGGATGCAAAACCATAATGATATGAACACAAACACAACTGCATTATTTGTGGTTATGTATTGTTTGAATGGTCTTGCAATGTTGGTTTTTATAATATGTCAATTGGTCATCTCATTATTTGTGCTTAAAAACCTATGGATGACAGGCTCTATGGTTTTGGGCGCTATATTCATGTCTACAGGTCAAATATTAATGTACACTGTATCTGCAGAAATATGTGAGGGAGTAAAACATTATCTAGATGGATTATTCATAGGCAGTATCTGCAATGTGTTTGCCTTAATGATGCTTTATAAGACATGGGACATATCCACCGATGATGATCTTGAATTCAGTGTTAGTATTAGCGCAGATGGTGATGTTATGTACCAATCTGAAATAAACCTTTAATGCATACAGAGCAACctgtttttttatatataaaagcCAAATACTCCCCAAATCTCTGTCCCAAACTTCAAACGACAGACATGTAGTAACAGCAGACTGTAAGAACAAATAGTATTAAATGCTTCATTCAACAATCGTA
It contains:
- the CHS7 gene encoding Chs7p (similar to Ashbya gossypii AFR033C) — encoded protein: MKLPKFNPFFKSGEIDMPSISKIYNNSKFTKEALLSIGKFGNICSTTPLPLCFVVRSSNVAQPNAVGQSSHYERTHLNVGVVPRCYSRAVDIANTAIFQVGNAFVNLIALCVILIISYNIRFKYTAIGRSEYGYLFQLCFLLICMTLVVDCGISPPGTAAYPYLVALQIGLVGGCAWALGVMAFLGFRLWEDGTRKSMLIVRGVSFVGLLLGFLVSIITFRDWMQNHNDMNTNTTALFVVMYCLNGLAMLVFIICQLVISLFVLKNLWMTGSMVLGAIFMSTGQILMYTVSAEICEGVKHYLDGLFIGSICNVFALMMLYKTWDISTDDDLEFSVSISADGDVMYQSEINL